From Gottschalkiaceae bacterium SANA:
AATCAGCGATTATATCTATCGCCGTTTCATGGATCTTGACGAGGGGGATTTAACAAAAATTCGTGCATCGATTGTCTGTGAAGACTCCCTTGCCATCGCAGCCAAGAAAATTGATTTGGGTCAGTTTTTGTACTTGGGAAAAGGGGAAGAGCTGACTGGTGGACGAAAAAGAAAATCAATTCTGGCTGATGCATTTGAAGCGGTAATTGGAGCGATTTACTTGGATGGCGGAATCGAAGAGGCTCGTAGCTTTATTTCAGAATCACTAAAGGCAATTATCGACGCCGGAATTCACGGTCGATTGAACCGTGATTACAAAACGGAGTTTCAAGAGTATGTCCAACGAAATGGAGAAGTCGCTATACGTTACGATATTATTGATCAAACAGGTCCAGACCATTGCAAGGAATTTCAGGCAGCTGTTTATGTCGACAATCGATTGTATGGACAAGGTATCGGTTTCTCTAAAAAAGAAGCGGAGCAAGAAGCCGCACAAGATGCCCTAGAAAAATTGTCATAAAGAAGGTGAAGCAGGTGTATTTAAAAAGAATCGAAATGAAAGGATTCAAGTCTTTTGCCAATCGAACAGCATTGAACTTTGAGCCGGGAATCACCTGTATCGTTGGTCCGAACGGCAGTGGGAAGAGCAATATTTCTGATGCGATCAAATGGGTCTTGGGTGAACAAAGTTCCAAAGCCTTGCGGGGCGAAAAAATGGAAGATGTCATCTTTGCAGGAACCCACAAAAGAAAAGCAACGGGATACGCGGAAATTTCTTTGATCCTCGATAACGAGGAACGTTCACTTCCTATTGATTATTCCGAAGTCGCTATTACCCGGAGGTTGTATCGTTCGGGAGAAAGTGTCTACGCCATCAACCGTAAATCTGTTCGACTAAAGGATATCCGAGATATTATGTTTGATACAGGACTGGGTGTTAATGGCTACTCCATGATCAGTCAAGGAAAAATTGATCATATTCTAAGCAAGGACTCTAGTGAACGCCGCGCGGTTTTTGAAGAAGCTGTGGGAATCGCGAAGATTAAGTCGAAAAAAGAAGAGACGGGTCGAAAGTTGGAGCGGACAGAACAAAATCTGGAGCGAGTTCAAGATATATTGTTGGAACTTGAGCAACAATTAGAACCCCTTCAAGTGGAAGCTGAAGAAGCAAAGAAAT
This genomic window contains:
- the rnc gene encoding ribonuclease III, yielding MITKIQYTFQDANRLTEALTHSSYANEHREQGLKCNERLEFLGDSVLSIVISDYIYRRFMDLDEGDLTKIRASIVCEDSLAIAAKKIDLGQFLYLGKGEELTGGRKRKSILADAFEAVIGAIYLDGGIEEARSFISESLKAIIDAGIHGRLNRDYKTEFQEYVQRNGEVAIRYDIIDQTGPDHCKEFQAAVYVDNRLYGQGIGFSKKEAEQEAAQDALEKLS